From the Mycobacterium sp. DL592 genome, the window GATGCCCGGGCGCCAGGTCGACGTCCTGCGTCGCGTACAGATCGACCCCGGCATCACCGGCATGGGCGCGGCTGGGCATAGGAAGATCGCGGTCCAGGCGAACCACCGCGAGACTGGTCGGCACGATGCCACAGACTACCCTTGGCCTCGTGTCTGGTTCGCGTGTGACCTCGCAAACCCTGCGGTATCGCGAGCGGCTGTGGGTGCCGTGGTGGTGGTGGCCGCTGGGTCTGGTGCCGGCGTGGATCATCGCCAAGGAAGTCAACATGGGTGTGCGCTCGCTGCCGCCGTGGCTGCCGTACGTCGTGCTCGGGCTGGTGGCGGTGGGCGTGTTGCTGTGGCTGTCACGTACCGAGGTCCGGGTGGTCGGCGACGGCCCGGATGTCGAATTGTGGGCAGGCCAAGCGCATCTGCCGGTCTCCGTGGTGACACGCTCGGCCGAGATTCCACGCACCGCCAAGTCGGCGGCCCTGGGCCGCCAGCTCGACCCGGCGGCGTTCGTCCTGCACCGCGGGTGGGTCGGCCCCCTCGTCCTGCTGGTCCTCGACGACCCCGACGACCCCACCCCGTACTGGTTGGTCAGCGCGCGGCACCCCGACAGGGTGCTCTCGGCGCTGCGCAGCTGACTGCCGGCTACGCCGCGCAGTCGGTGCAGATCATCGTGCCGTTCTTCTCGCTTGCCAGCCTGCTGCGGTGATGCACCAGGAAACAGCTCGAACAGGTGAACTCGT encodes:
- a CDS encoding DUF3093 domain-containing protein, giving the protein MSGSRVTSQTLRYRERLWVPWWWWPLGLVPAWIIAKEVNMGVRSLPPWLPYVVLGLVAVGVLLWLSRTEVRVVGDGPDVELWAGQAHLPVSVVTRSAEIPRTAKSAALGRQLDPAAFVLHRGWVGPLVLLVLDDPDDPTPYWLVSARHPDRVLSALRS